One segment of Gammaproteobacteria bacterium CG11_big_fil_rev_8_21_14_0_20_46_22 DNA contains the following:
- a CDS encoding NAD-dependent dehydratase produces MIHKLGRHFDIIARVIADFLMINLALFLAFAVRFLGEFLFHGNAGQAVTSLNAHLAMYGESFLSISLITLSIFYVSGFYTRNRRYGKRVKAALIFQAVLVSYILFGVLSYFMRKPGHLPHSVLIMGWTFTLFAVGGSRLWSVIWRKLTIQELHQKKPNFYVDKKKVLVIGGAGYIGSALLPKLLDEGYSVRILDLFVYGKEAIQDYLNHPRVQIIQADFRQIDKIVEAVRGVSSVVHLGAIVGDPACSLDEDLTIEVNLIATRMIAEICKGFGVKRFVFASTCSVYGAGDSILNETSALNPVSLYAKSKIACEHVLMKMADHEFSPAILRFSTIFGLSGRTRFDLVVNLLTAKACFDGEITVFGGDQWRPFLHVDDAAASVMSALLADQSKVYKEVFNVGGDALNKTIRDIGKLVKQAVPSAKLIEHGQDADLRNYRAEFSKIRTVLGYEPKWTVEQGIQQIITAINEGRIVNYQEPQFNNAKFLKEQAAPEYMVSQYVDLIKGLKQVPAQQ; encoded by the coding sequence ATGATACATAAGCTAGGACGGCATTTTGATATCATTGCGCGCGTGATCGCTGACTTTTTAATGATCAATCTTGCGCTTTTTTTAGCTTTTGCTGTGCGCTTTCTGGGTGAATTTTTGTTTCATGGTAACGCGGGTCAAGCGGTGACGAGTTTAAATGCTCACTTGGCTATGTACGGTGAAAGTTTCTTATCGATCTCGCTCATTACTTTATCCATTTTTTACGTCAGTGGTTTTTACACGCGAAACCGTCGTTATGGTAAGCGCGTTAAAGCGGCGCTGATTTTTCAAGCGGTGTTGGTGTCATATATTTTGTTTGGTGTGTTAAGTTACTTCATGCGCAAACCGGGTCATCTGCCTCACAGTGTACTCATCATGGGGTGGACGTTTACCTTGTTCGCTGTGGGCGGCTCGCGTTTATGGTCTGTTATTTGGCGAAAACTCACGATTCAAGAATTACATCAAAAGAAGCCCAATTTTTATGTGGATAAGAAGAAAGTCTTGGTGATTGGCGGTGCGGGCTATATTGGTTCGGCCTTGTTACCGAAGCTTTTGGATGAAGGCTATAGCGTGCGTATTTTGGATTTATTTGTCTACGGCAAAGAGGCTATCCAAGATTATTTGAACCATCCTCGTGTGCAAATTATCCAGGCTGATTTTCGCCAGATCGATAAAATTGTCGAAGCGGTGCGCGGTGTGAGTTCTGTTGTTCATTTGGGCGCTATTGTGGGTGATCCAGCGTGCTCGCTCGATGAGGATTTAACGATCGAGGTTAACTTAATCGCTACACGCATGATCGCCGAGATTTGCAAAGGCTTTGGTGTTAAGCGCTTTGTGTTTGCCAGTACCTGTTCGGTCTATGGTGCAGGTGATTCGATTTTAAATGAAACCTCGGCGCTTAACCCGGTCTCTTTATACGCGAAAAGTAAAATTGCCTGTGAGCATGTGCTCATGAAAATGGCTGACCACGAATTTTCACCCGCCATTTTACGCTTTAGTACCATTTTTGGCTTGTCTGGCCGTACTCGTTTTGACTTGGTGGTGAATCTCCTAACAGCGAAAGCCTGTTTTGATGGTGAAATCACGGTGTTTGGTGGTGATCAATGGCGTCCTTTTTTGCACGTCGACGATGCGGCCGCCTCGGTCATGAGCGCGCTATTGGCTGATCAGTCTAAAGTTTATAAGGAAGTATTCAATGTCGGTGGTGACGCTTTGAATAAAACGATCCGTGATATTGGCAAACTTGTTAAGCAAGCGGTGCCAAGTGCAAAGCTCATTGAGCATGGCCAAGACGCTGATCTTCGCAACTATCGCGCAGAGTTTTCCAAGATTCGCACAGTCTTAGGCTACGAGCCTAAATGGACGGTGGAACAAGGTATCCAGCAAATCATTACGGCGATTAACGAAGGTCGTATTGTGAACTACCAAGAGCCGCAATTTAACAACGCGAAATTTTTGAAAGAACAAGCCGCACCTGAGTATATGGTCAGTCAGTACGTTGACTTGATAAAGGGCTTAAAACAGGTGCCGGCTCAACAGTGA
- a CDS encoding dehydrogenase, whose product MLQLLQSLKDGRLDVATAPSPAPSKGSLTIQSSVSLISAGTERMLVDFGRASLLGKVKQQPEKVKEVLQKVKTDGLLTTIDAVKSKLEQPIPLGYCNVGRVVDTGDVPAFSVGDRVLSNGPHAEIVRVPKNLCVKIPDSVSDEEAVFGVVGAIALQGVRLIEPTIGECVVVQGLGLIGLMAVQILMANGCRVLGVDFDPKKLELARAFGAETVDLSAGEDLLAKAACFSRGQGVDAVLITASAQTNDIVRDAAHISRKRGRIVLVGVVGLELNRADFYEKELSFQVSCSYGPGRYDENYETRGHDYPLPFVRWTEQRNFEAVLDLMAAGKLDVKPLISAQFSIEDAAKAYQALQDKQHLGLLLTYPQTESAEALSRTVSLIGSPAVVAAVKPCVAFVGSGNYASRMLIPAFKKAGVRLHTILSSLGVSSVIHGKRLGFEKASTDIESVLANTEINTVAIATRHNLHASQTLAALKAGKHVFVEKPLCLNLDELEELQAAYEALCAKPKAPMLMVGFNRRFSPHVQKIKALLAPMASPKHIVMTVNAGVIPKEHWTQDLKLGGGRLIGEGCHFIDLLRYLADSPIAKADIVALNDAQGVVINDCFTVTLSFENGSCGVLHYLANGAKSVSKERLEIFIDGKILQLDNFRALKTFGFKRSHQLKLFRQDKGQTACAKAFVEAIEQGLAPVIPPSELFEVAKVCIDLQEQLER is encoded by the coding sequence ATGCTGCAATTATTGCAATCATTAAAAGACGGCCGTTTAGATGTCGCCACAGCGCCTTCTCCTGCACCCTCAAAAGGTAGTTTGACCATTCAATCGAGCGTTAGCCTCATTTCTGCGGGCACCGAGCGCATGCTGGTGGATTTTGGTCGTGCGAGTTTGCTGGGTAAGGTCAAACAGCAGCCTGAAAAAGTGAAAGAAGTTCTTCAAAAAGTCAAAACGGATGGTCTGTTAACCACTATCGATGCGGTTAAATCAAAGCTAGAGCAACCGATTCCATTGGGTTATTGCAATGTGGGGCGAGTAGTTGATACGGGTGATGTGCCAGCGTTTTCGGTCGGTGACCGCGTATTGTCGAATGGCCCTCACGCAGAAATTGTTCGTGTGCCCAAAAACCTGTGTGTAAAAATTCCTGATAGTGTCAGCGACGAAGAAGCGGTGTTTGGAGTGGTTGGGGCTATCGCGCTGCAAGGGGTTCGCCTGATTGAGCCAACGATTGGCGAATGCGTGGTTGTGCAAGGCTTAGGCTTGATTGGGCTTATGGCCGTGCAGATACTGATGGCTAATGGCTGTCGAGTTTTGGGTGTGGACTTTGATCCCAAAAAACTCGAGTTGGCTCGCGCCTTTGGGGCAGAAACGGTTGATTTATCGGCGGGTGAAGATTTGCTGGCTAAAGCCGCGTGTTTTTCGCGTGGCCAAGGCGTGGACGCGGTCTTGATCACAGCGTCGGCACAAACGAATGATATTGTTCGTGATGCTGCTCATATCTCTCGCAAGCGCGGCCGTATTGTATTGGTCGGCGTGGTGGGCCTTGAGCTGAATCGAGCGGATTTTTACGAAAAAGAATTAAGTTTTCAAGTGTCTTGTTCGTATGGTCCGGGGCGCTACGATGAGAACTATGAAACCAGAGGACACGACTACCCCTTGCCGTTTGTGCGCTGGACAGAGCAACGAAACTTTGAAGCGGTGTTGGATTTGATGGCTGCGGGCAAGCTGGATGTGAAGCCCTTGATCAGCGCACAATTTTCGATTGAAGACGCTGCTAAGGCCTACCAAGCCCTGCAAGACAAGCAGCATCTGGGTTTATTGTTAACTTATCCTCAAACTGAAAGTGCTGAGGCTTTATCTCGCACGGTGAGTTTGATCGGGTCGCCGGCTGTTGTCGCTGCTGTAAAGCCTTGTGTGGCATTTGTGGGTTCGGGCAACTATGCCAGCCGAATGCTGATCCCCGCCTTTAAAAAGGCAGGCGTTAGATTGCACACGATTTTAAGCAGTTTAGGTGTCAGTAGCGTGATTCACGGTAAGCGCTTGGGCTTTGAAAAGGCGAGTACGGATATTGAGTCTGTGTTGGCTAACACTGAAATCAATACCGTTGCAATCGCCACACGCCATAACTTGCACGCGAGTCAAACACTGGCTGCGCTCAAGGCTGGCAAGCACGTGTTTGTTGAGAAGCCTTTATGTTTGAATCTCGATGAGCTTGAAGAACTTCAAGCAGCGTATGAAGCTTTGTGTGCTAAGCCGAAAGCGCCGATGCTGATGGTCGGTTTCAATCGCCGCTTCTCGCCACATGTTCAAAAGATCAAGGCCTTGTTGGCACCGATGGCATCGCCTAAACATATAGTGATGACAGTGAACGCAGGGGTTATCCCCAAAGAGCATTGGACGCAAGATCTAAAGCTTGGCGGTGGGCGCCTGATTGGCGAAGGCTGCCATTTTATTGATTTGTTGCGTTATCTGGCAGATAGCCCGATTGCGAAGGCGGATATCGTCGCCTTGAACGATGCGCAAGGTGTGGTGATCAATGATTGCTTCACGGTAACGCTGAGTTTTGAAAATGGTTCTTGTGGCGTGCTGCACTATTTAGCCAATGGTGCGAAAAGTGTGTCTAAAGAGCGATTGGAAATTTTCATTGACGGCAAAATTTTGCAACTCGATAACTTCAGGGCGTTAAAAACGTTTGGCTTTAAGCGATCGCATCAATTAAAACTTTTCCGCCAAGATAAAGGCCAAACAGCTTGCGCAAAAGCGTTTGTTGAGGCGATAGAGCAAGGTTTAGCCCCTGTCATTCCGCCTTCTGAATTGTTTGAGGTGGCTAAAGTCTGTATCGATCTGCAAGAACAATTGGAGCGCTAA